Within Aliivibrio fischeri, the genomic segment AGGCAAACGTCTCTGTCATTCCCCATGCTTCGGTAATGTTTAGACCTATACTTTCATACCATTTTAATAAACTTGCAGAAACAGGAGCCGAACCACAGCCTAGTACACGTGCTTTATCAAGTCCTAAGCCATCAGCTAACTTACGTTTTATTAATCCACTAACGAATGGAATTTTTAATAAAATAGATAATTTCTTTTGTGGCAGTTTATCTTGAATTCGTTGTTGGAAAACCGTCCATAATCGTGGGACCGAAATAAATAAAGTTGGGCGATGCATTTTCACATCTTCAATAAAAGTATCTAAAGATTCAGGGAAGGCGGTTTGGATCCCTCCAAAGAAAGCTGAACCTAAAATATAAACTCGCTCAGTGATGTGAGCTAAAGGAAGGTAAGAAAAGAGTCTGTCATCTTGTTGCATACCAATGTGATTAATTAAATGCTTAGATGCGTGACTAAATCCTCCAAAAGTGAGCATTGCCCCTTTTGGTAAACCAGAAGTTCCTGAGGTATACACTATAGACATTAATGTGTTGTCATTATGTTCGGCTTTAAAACTTGAAGGGTTATGAGTTGTCAATAACACTTCAAATTGATATTGGCACTTGGCTGCAGAGTCATAGTCAAAAGCGATAGTTAATATATCGGGTAAGTTAGTGATTGCCTGTTGTGTTGCTTCACTATTATCAAGTTTACCTACAATAAGTACCTTACTTTCACTGTGTGTTAAACAATGCTCTATAGTGTCGAGCCCTGCTGTTGGAAAAATAGGAACACTCACAAAATCCCCTAACATTAAGGCCAGATCAGTGATAAACCATTCGGCACAGTTTTTAGATATTAGTGCGACTCTGTCTTTTGGTTTAATGCCCATCTCTTGCAGTGCGCTCACAAGGCGCAATGCTTTATCAACAACATCAGCAAAAGAATAGTCTGTAAATTCTCTGTTTTTTATTTGACGAAGAAATAGGTCATGTGGCTTTTTCTCTGCCCATTCGAGCATCGCCTCATGAGGGAGTTGAGGGTTGGTTTTGTGGTCAAAAAATGGCTGATTCATGGCTGCATCCTGCGATTATTATTATTTGTTGTTAATATAATGTTAAGTAAATATCGTTTTATTAGATCAGTCAAATTTTAATCAAAATAATGAGAACTTTATAAGTGAGTATTTACCCTAAAGTTCGATGATTGATAGGTATAAAAAAGCCTGCACATAAAAGCAGGCTTATTTGGATAGAATGTTTG encodes:
- a CDS encoding AMP-binding protein; amino-acid sequence: MNQPFFDHKTNPQLPHEAMLEWAEKKPHDLFLRQIKNREFTDYSFADVVDKALRLVSALQEMGIKPKDRVALISKNCAEWFITDLALMLGDFVSVPIFPTAGLDTIEHCLTHSESKVLIVGKLDNSEATQQAITNLPDILTIAFDYDSAAKCQYQFEVLLTTHNPSSFKAEHNDNTLMSIVYTSGTSGLPKGAMLTFGGFSHASKHLINHIGMQQDDRLFSYLPLAHITERVYILGSAFFGGIQTAFPESLDTFIEDVKMHRPTLFISVPRLWTVFQQRIQDKLPQKKLSILLKIPFVSGLIKRKLADGLGLDKARVLGCGSAPVSASLLKWYESIGLNITEAWGMTETFAYSTLNHPYRSDKVGSVGAAGPGIELKIADDEEILVRGDSLFAGYYKNDEATAETFNKDGWLHTGDIGSIDSEGFLTIQGRKKDTFKTAKGKFVAPVPIEKHIFDLSNLEMMCLIGSGLPGPILLAVPHAYPNFDQARYERTALKNLETINDGLESHEKLKGILMIKEPWSIENGILTPTLKIKRHVLEKKYHDFASNWPQDKK